Part of the Haliotis asinina isolate JCU_RB_2024 chromosome 8, JCU_Hal_asi_v2, whole genome shotgun sequence genome is shown below.
CAAATGCTTAAGACTGTTATAATCATGTTACTAATAGAGGCAGAGCACATTGCTAGACTCTGGTATTGACTTTCCTCCATGTCATGATTTACGTCTCATCACTGGAAGGGCAGTGGCCTCGCTAAGTAGTTAAAGCGTTAgttcatcatgccgaagatTTGATTACCCAaaagggcacaatgtgtgaagcccatttcaggtgtcccccgccatgattttgctggaatattgctaaaagcagcttaaaactgaactcactcacttactcatcacTCTAAAAGTGGTGGTAGAGTAGCTTAGTGGTAATAGTGTTTGCTCATATTTCCGAAGACCAGGGTTAGTTTttccacatgagtacaacatgTCACATCTGTGCCAACTCAGAAGTTTGTCACAGGTAAAACACTTCTTGTTTTAACATCAGTATCGCTTACTGCAGGTGCTGTCGTCTCAGAATATTACATTTGAAGAGAAACCTGAGTTCCCTGGTTCAAAGTCACAGTATGTCCATAAGCTGGAATACATTCAGCCCGAGATGCAAGAGGGTATTCCCGTCTACAGAGTCATGGGAAGAGATGGGAAGATTGTGGATGAAACACAAGATCCAAAGGTAGGTTACCCTGTTTACAGTTTTAGATTGCTTCAAAAACTACCATCCATTcctttgaatattgttttacattttatttgcCACCTTATATTGTGTatagtacacaaccctgtgcacttaaaagaacccatgaatccatTGGTAAATGACTAGATAGTGGCCTCATGAATTCATGAAAACACCGATAGTCCATTTGTCTCATAAGCCTAAGCTTATGAGCCAAATGGACTATAGTTGCAGGTACATCAATTTGTAGGAAACATGGACAAAagactgtgactatgtgtcccaaaCCACCCAGCtttgaatgggtaccttgttaACTTATCCACCCtaatggctgcaagagttgtgtaATTTCCAGGGAATTGTGACTGAAAAATgcaatgtgctgttgagattgacgtACTGTGATTAAGCAGAGCTGGATATGAGCACTATTCAAGATTTTCAAATCTCTCTTAGTCTtatgatagtcataagttaatgttaatgtatggcacttacaattATCTTAGCCCTAAGAGAGTTTCAAAAATCTAGGCTCAGAAAAATAGTGTTGCCCTTATAGTATCAAGGAAATACACAAAATCTTCTGTTTGGAATCACTGTAACAAAGTAGTTTTAAACAATCACTAACAATACTATGTGGACTCAGTTTTTGTGAAATGTTCCAGTTGGACAAAGACACTGTGATAAAGATGTATAAGGACATGACTCTCCTCAACACCATGGACCGTGTACTGTATGAGTCACAAAGACAGGGCCGAATCTCCTTCTACATGACCAACTACGGTGAGGAGGGAACTCATGTGGGGTCAGCTGCTGCCCTTGACCCCAGAGATCTTGTGTTTGGTCAGTACAGAGAGGCAGGTATGTTCATTAGCTTGAAGGAGAATTTTCAGGCATTGTCCAGCTAATGGTTGGACTGGACAATATGACTGTCATTAGCATATGACTAGGCTTAAAAATTGACTCTCAAGCATACTTCAGGGTTCCTTACAGTTAGTGTGAGGGTTCTTTGAATGGACCGTTCAACTGCACATGTTGATAATATCTTTAGAGCctggaatgaatcattgatcatatggactggtggatgagatggtgcaCTTAACAGCTCTGAAACAACTAACCACTTCGCTAAGTCATAGATGTGTTGTCAGTAcaatgaatattgtacatcttGATGTTTCTCAACAGGTGTGCTGACTTGCTATTTCTCTATGTTTGTCAACAGGTATCCTGATTTGATGTTTCTGTATGTTCAACTGGTGTGCTGACTTGCTATTTCTATGTGTTGTCAACTGGTGTCCCTACTAGCTATTTCTGTATGTTTGTCAACAGGTGTGTTGATGTGGCGGGGCTTCACCCTGGACCAGTTCATGAACCAGTGCTATGGCAATGCAGGTGATGCAGGGAAAGGGAGACAGATGCCAGTCCACTATGGCTCGCGAGAACTCAACTTCATCACCATCTCCTCAACTCTAGCCACACAGATGCCACAAGGTCTGCAGGAAAAATGATGAAGCTAAAATTATCTGTGAAATATAATGGACATGAATACTTATGATTATTCGTAAAAATAAGTAGCATCAGGATTGTAACTGTGAAAGGTTGTGTTGTATGAGGTGGAGCACTTTCCATTGCATTATTACTGTCTTCAGCTGTCTCCGAAACCATGAGTATGGGTTCGAATATGGATTTCTTAAAAGTGGAAACACCCAAAACCCAGATCACGTGGGCTTTTTCTCAGATATCGGACACACCACAATAACATTAGTAATGTGTGTCAAATGATTTATTGAATTTTATCTTCCCATATTGCTATCAGATTAGTGTAGTTTAAAAATGGCAATGGAGTCAATATCCCCTGTTATATAACATGCATGTCCTTATGTGCTGTGTTCAGGGTCGCAGTATATACTAGGAATCTAAATTAGTGTTGATTGTAAAGGCCTGTGTTGGGGGTGGCAGGTGTtttcatactttagaaggtatGGGCTTATGATTGCCTCAGCTTTTGGATACATTTTGCGGAATGGTGCTTATGCTAGGGGGTTCGGTTGACTGCATGTCATCATACTTCAATTGCAAATGAAGCTACCCAACTGATGTCACATCCATACTCACCTATTCACACCAACAAACATGCAATCCTTCCTCCTTGCAGCTGCTGGGGCTGCCTATGGCTTCAAGCTGAAGAAGAACGACTTGTGCGTGATGTGCTACTTCGGGGAGGGGGCAGCATCTGAAGGAGATGCTCATGCTGCATTTAACTTCGCTGCTGTTCTAGACTGCCCGATCATCTTCTTCTGGTGCGACTTTCTGATAACATCTAACTTACTCAATCACAATGCACCCAATAGGGACACCAAAATAGAACCTGTCCTCAACACAACATGCTGCTTGTTGGGACGTCagttagccttgtggttgaagtgtttgtttgCCACATCGAAGACAAGATTTCATTTCCAttcagaatgtgtgaagcccaattatGGTGTCTCccactgcttgaatattgcttaacacAACATTCAAACATTTCCATTGTGCTGGATGTATGAGGGATGAATTTAATGGACTGGGTTGTATGATTTGATGATGAGGATGTTTGTGCTGCTTCACTATATGGATCATTGTTTGTTATGGCCATTACTGGTTATTAACTTGAATGCTTCCATATTGCCACAGTATGTACAAGAGGCGACAGAGTAGTGtaatggttaaggtgttcatTCATCACGTTGAGGACCCAagtccgattccccacatgggtacaatgtgtgaagcccatttctggtgtacctcagcatgatattgttggaatattgctaaaagcagtgtgaaaccaAACTTACTCCCTCAGTATATAAATGTAGCATTGAACACCAAGATCCATTCAAGATTTTATATGAGACCACTAAAATGTGAAACACATGGTTGTATTTTTAATCTAACTGGTTGTGTGCAGTTGTGTGTCGCATCCTTAACAAGCTGATTCTAAATGCTGTCAGCTGTTTACCTGACCCAAACATAGGATTTTCCTTAagactggattattgctgacagAGGCATAAAGTAACTGGGAAATAGAAGGGAAACTACATAAACATGTTTGCGGATACCCTTGATCATAATGAATTCATTATGCTGCTGCATCAGCAAATTTTTTCCCATCTTATTTTAGGGTATTGATGTTTTATCAGTAGAACCGTACAAAGATTAACACCTTGGATTGGGACATCAAGGTTTTCAGGTCTGTTTTTTACAACGAATTCTTAGCAGTGTCATCATCATATCTTATTTTTTTCAGCCGAAACAATGGATATGCCATTTCTACACCTACGAAGGATCAGTACAAAGGAGATGGTATTGGTAGGGATACTTTGTGTGCCAGTGGAAAATTACAGAATAATACAAACTGCCATTTCTTGTAGTTCTATTTTTTTATGTTCTTACCTCACTTGCCCTGTCACGTCTCGTACCATTGGTACAGCCAGCAGGGCTGCTACTGATGGATTGCTCTAGAACTATGTAGCACCAAAGTACTATCTCCATGACTATAGTATACATCCTCCTCGATAGTCTACAAGGtatagacccatgaaggtcacaGGGTAGAAtcagccttcagtaacccatgcttgccataaaaggcgactttgcttgtcgtatgaggcgactaacgggatcgggtggtcaggctcactgacttggttgacacatgtcatcggttcccagctgtacagatcaatgctcattttgttgatcactggattgtgtggtccagactcgattatttacagactgctgccatatagctggaatattgctgagtgtggcgtaaaactaaactcactcactcactacaaggtctacgttccgataactctccactataccctggaagcATCTTCAGCATCAAcagtgttgccaagtttaatcagttggATAATTTAAGAAGAGAaaatgagttgtgattggtacactCAACTTCAAGCTAAGTTACcagattggataaaaagccaacaaagggaggtaataaaatcatcggGCTGAGTGGTAAATGCATCCAGGATATAGAGATATACCATGGAGATTATCTAGGATGAGACTGCATAGCATCCATGAAGATCCTgcttagaactggtcttcatcaacccatgcttgttgtaaaaggatgttgctagaatattgcctaTATGATGGTGTATTATTTGGTCTCTTATTTGCTTGTATCCCTCTAACTGGTAACACTCCCTTGCTCAGCTGGTAACTATAGCAACTATGTGCACTTACAACCTGTGAAGTTTTACTTCTTTAAGTGGCACTTGAAAGCTGGTATGaagaggaacacattttataCATTGATAACTTCCTTATTGCAAGAGCTGAGATGATTGTTGAAGGTGCGAataccattatcaagcaagtgatacataATATTATACACAAGAAGAATAtatgcatgaaatatatttgagtTTAAACAATTGAAGAGG
Proteins encoded:
- the LOC137293588 gene encoding 2-oxoisovalerate dehydrogenase subunit alpha, mitochondrial-like, whose protein sequence is MAFSRSLRIFHLLKNIHRGQPCSVARTFHKQSVLSSQNITFEEKPEFPGSKSQYVHKLEYIQPEMQEGIPVYRVMGRDGKIVDETQDPKLDKDTVIKMYKDMTLLNTMDRVLYESQRQGRISFYMTNYGEEGTHVGSAAALDPRDLVFGQYREAGVLMWRGFTLDQFMNQCYGNAGDAGKGRQMPVHYGSRELNFITISSTLATQMPQAAGAAYGFKLKKNDLCVMCYFGEGAASEGDAHAAFNFAAVLDCPIIFFCRNNGYAISTPTKDQYKGDGIASRGAGYGILTVRVDGNDAFAVYNATKTAREMAISQSRPVLIEAMTYRIGHHSTSDDSSAYRSVDEVSYWDKQDNPISRLRNYMVNQGYWDDDMEKEWKLESRKKVMKSFAAAENRKKPNPEELFHDVYDEMPPHIRRQMQEMKHHVQQYKEHYPLEHHDKMS